The segment AACAAATTCTGGTTATGGGCTTGATTCTCGGTCCCCTCAGTGCTTTTATCAGTAATACGGCGATTGTGACTATTTTTCTACCTATCGTTGAAGACTGGTGCAAAAAAAACCATGTTTCGGTATCTAAGTTATTACTACCTTTATCTTATATTGCGATTTTGGGAGGGACTATCACCGTTTTGGGAACCTCCACCAACATTTTAGCAAGTGGACTCTCTGTTGAATTGGGATATCAGGAGATAGGAATTTTTGAATTGACTCCCCTGGGGGTGATTACCTTTAGCGTTGGGTTAATCTATTTGGTGTTGATTGCACCTCGTTTATTACCGGAACGTCAACCCCCAGATAGAGATTTATTAAAAGCCGATTATAATTTGAAAGCTTATCTGACTGAAGTAGCGATCGCTCCTAATTCAAGTTTAATTGGACAGACTCTACGTCAAAGCGAAATTCAGCGGAACTTTGATTTAGATGTTTTAGAGTTAATCCGCAACAATAATTACTATACACAACCTCTAGCGGATAAAGTTTTACAGCCAGGGGATGTTCTTTTAGTTAGAAGTACTCAGGAGGATTTACTTAAACTCAGGGATACCAAAGGTTTAGACATTTTACCCGATGTTCAGGTTCAGGAAAAAAAGGTAATTCCTGCTGAAGAGAAAATAGCAGAGGTAATGATCCTGTCTAATTCTCGCTTGATTGGTTCTACTTTAAAGGATTTGCGCTTCAGACAACGCTACAATGGAACTGTACTGGCGATTAGACGGGGAAATGAGGTATTAAAAGAAAGATTAGGCAAGATTCCGCTACACTTTGGTGATTTATTGTTAATTCAAGCGCCTAAAGAAAGTTTTTTAGGTTTACAGACAACTAGGGAACTTTTGGTAATTGAACAGCAAGATTTAGAAAATTTACGTTATCAGCAAGGACCGATCGCGATCGCTATTACTGTGGGAGTAATTATAGTGGCGGTTTTGGAATGGCTACCAATTGTAGTTAGCGCTATGTTGGGAGTAGTATTGATGGTATTAACGGGTTGTTTAAAAGCGGGAGAGATTTATGGTGCGGTGCGTTGGGATGTGATTTTCCTTCTAGCAGGTTTAATACCCCTGGAAATAGGTATGGAAAATTCAGGTGTAACACAATGGCTGGCTGAGCAAATTTTGGTGCTGGGAGGAGAATTATCGGGTTACTGGCTTTTACTGTTTTTTTATATCGTTACCACTTTGTTGACAGAATTTTTATCTAATAGCGCTTCTGTTTTGTTGATAATTCCCATTGCGGTAAGAATTGCTCAATCTCTGCAGTTTAATCCCTATGCGTTCATAATTATCGTGACTTTTGCAGCTTCTAATAGTTTTATGACTCCTTTGGGTTATCAAACGAATATGATAGTTTATACACCAGGGGGATATCGGTTTCTCGATTTTTTTCGTCTTGGTTTCCCCCTAACTCTGCTGATGGGTGCGATCGCTCCCTTATTAGTAATCAAAATCTATGGTTTGTACTGACATAATCAACCAGTTGGTACCGTTGATAGAACCAGTAAACACAAAGTAAATAATTCCTGCTCCTAACATCGTAATTGCTAAACTGAAAAGGATTACCCAGCGATCGGCGGGTTCGTAAGTATCCTCTTCAATATCCCTTCGTACAGCAAAGTATTGGAGTGTAGAAAAGAATACGGTTAATAAACCAACGCTAGCAAAGAGTAAGCCCAATTTCCAGCCAAAACCGGGACGAGGTAGCGACGGTGGTTGAAAAGCGCGAAGACGTAGAATTAGCACGCCAAAACCCATCAAAGCTACGGCTGTTCTCATCCAAGCGAGATAGGTACGTTCATTCGCTAAGTGATCTCTAATGCGAGATGGATTTAGTCTTTTGGGAGATGATGCTTTTTCTTGAGTGGAGTTTAGAGACATAGTAAGATACTTATTTGGGTTAATCTTTGGAGTAGACATTGAGACTCATCACCCATAGATAACTGATAATCAGGGTAAATAAGGTCAATGATAAATTTTGTTTGACAATATATATACCTAAAGCAATCAAAACGCAGGGAGTAAAAATATTCCCTTGAACCTCCAATAACGAAGCGATCGCAGGAAGATAGGTTAATCGATAGGCAATCAAACACCAAACCCCCACCAAAAATAAAAAGGTGATCACAATAATAATCAGGCTATGAGCCTTACTATTGGCAAAAAGAGGAAAATAAACACCAATATTATCACCTCCGTTAGCTACCGTAATCGCCGCTACGCTATAGATTCGATAAGAGTTTATTACTGGAGACGAAGAGTCCGTTTTATTCACATAAGTCAATCCTAGGAAGATTGGGATAAGCCCTAAACCTCTGATCCAGTGACTAGGAATGAGTAAACTTCCGAAAAAGCCGGGAATGCTCACTAAAATAAGC is part of the Gloeocapsa sp. PCC 73106 genome and harbors:
- a CDS encoding YidH family protein, whose product is MSLNSTQEKASSPKRLNPSRIRDHLANERTYLAWMRTAVALMGFGVLILRLRAFQPPSLPRPGFGWKLGLLFASVGLLTVFFSTLQYFAVRRDIEEDTYEPADRWVILFSLAITMLGAGIIYFVFTGSINGTNWLIMSVQTIDFDY
- a CDS encoding SLC13 family permease, encoding MVSFLVFGILAFAIVLFITELWPADFTALVVAVLLMVFKIVTPEQGLSGFSNSATLTVMAMFILSSGITRTGAIQSLKELLIKWGGQKTGQQILVMGLILGPLSAFISNTAIVTIFLPIVEDWCKKNHVSVSKLLLPLSYIAILGGTITVLGTSTNILASGLSVELGYQEIGIFELTPLGVITFSVGLIYLVLIAPRLLPERQPPDRDLLKADYNLKAYLTEVAIAPNSSLIGQTLRQSEIQRNFDLDVLELIRNNNYYTQPLADKVLQPGDVLLVRSTQEDLLKLRDTKGLDILPDVQVQEKKVIPAEEKIAEVMILSNSRLIGSTLKDLRFRQRYNGTVLAIRRGNEVLKERLGKIPLHFGDLLLIQAPKESFLGLQTTRELLVIEQQDLENLRYQQGPIAIAITVGVIIVAVLEWLPIVVSAMLGVVLMVLTGCLKAGEIYGAVRWDVIFLLAGLIPLEIGMENSGVTQWLAEQILVLGGELSGYWLLLFFYIVTTLLTEFLSNSASVLLIIPIAVRIAQSLQFNPYAFIIIVTFAASNSFMTPLGYQTNMIVYTPGGYRFLDFFRLGFPLTLLMGAIAPLLVIKIYGLY
- a CDS encoding cadmium resistance transporter, giving the protein MNDLITAIATFTVTNIDDMLILIVLFAQGKVLFSRQQIIIGQYLGFILLILVSIPGFFGSLLIPSHWIRGLGLIPIFLGLTYVNKTDSSSPVINSYRIYSVAAITVANGGDNIGVYFPLFANSKAHSLIIIVITFLFLVGVWCLIAYRLTYLPAIASLLEVQGNIFTPCVLIALGIYIVKQNLSLTLFTLIISYLWVMSLNVYSKD